One region of Termitidicoccus mucosus genomic DNA includes:
- a CDS encoding prepilin-type N-terminal cleavage/methylation domain-containing protein: MKQHFIFCAVFFHGRRRCGMTMMEILVTLALLAILAGAATVMHQAPMGNAVAAVSAKSAAARCQALDTAKQVFRSRVADADAVWAALGSNDAKYAALRAPDGSTQFSYLPMAPASLADYIGPGFYVNLTTLYDKCVLTRNGVIVPY, from the coding sequence ATGAAACAGCATTTTATTTTTTGCGCCGTTTTTTTTCACGGCCGCCGCCGTTGCGGAATGACCATGATGGAAATTCTCGTGACCCTTGCGCTGCTGGCGATTCTGGCCGGGGCGGCGACGGTGATGCACCAGGCGCCGATGGGCAATGCGGTGGCGGCGGTTTCGGCCAAGTCGGCGGCGGCCCGGTGCCAGGCGCTGGACACGGCCAAGCAGGTGTTTCGGAGCCGGGTGGCGGATGCGGACGCGGTTTGGGCCGCCCTGGGTTCCAACGATGCAAAATATGCGGCGTTGCGCGCGCCTGACGGCTCCACGCAGTTTTCTTATCTGCCCATGGCCCCGGCGTCGCTGGCCGATTATATCGGCCCGGGGTTTTATGTCAATCTGACCACTTTATATGACAAGTGCGTGCTGACGCGCAACGGCGTGATCGTCCCCTATTGA
- a CDS encoding prepilin-type N-terminal cleavage/methylation domain-containing protein: MNIIVEQQVEQKRPGFFHGKWFGRARAGRRGFTLPEILLTLGVIAIFTSIVAIMALNTNAPAVARSVRDKVVVSQINDKAKALHAFGVDFSGVSSVQDLVDILGNPSIPDEFDGLYLVYTVDPSVDITKLELVPATTNAPPTVQMAP, from the coding sequence ATGAACATCATAGTTGAGCAGCAAGTTGAACAAAAACGCCCGGGATTCTTCCACGGGAAGTGGTTTGGGCGCGCCAGGGCCGGACGCAGGGGGTTTACCCTTCCTGAAATCCTGCTGACCCTGGGAGTGATCGCCATTTTCACCAGCATCGTGGCGATCATGGCCTTGAATACCAACGCTCCGGCGGTGGCCCGGTCGGTCAGGGACAAGGTGGTGGTCTCGCAGATCAATGACAAGGCCAAGGCGCTGCATGCGTTTGGCGTTGATTTCAGCGGGGTCTCCTCGGTGCAGGACCTGGTGGATATTTTGGGGAATCCCAGCATTCCCGATGAATTTGACGGCCTGTATCTGGTCTACACCGTCGATCCTTCGGTTGATATCACCAAGCTTGAGCTGGTGCCGGCCACCACGAATGCGCCGCCGACGGTCCAGATGGCGCCTTGA
- a CDS encoding type II toxin-antitoxin system VapC family toxin, with protein MSAYFDTSIWISLYMRDSNYPAARSLRAANPDAFWTPWQRLEFNNAVRTCVTRRKIVLADVRGIENTIQAAMKNGELVPRPIPAYALWQEAERISRAHTPAIGVRTLDLLHVAAARVLKATRFCTFDTRQHALARAAGLAIN; from the coding sequence ATGAGCGCATACTTTGACACGTCGATCTGGATTTCCCTCTACATGCGGGATTCCAATTATCCCGCCGCGCGGTCCTTGCGGGCGGCAAACCCGGATGCCTTCTGGACGCCGTGGCAGCGCCTCGAATTCAATAACGCCGTCCGCACTTGCGTGACACGCAGGAAAATTGTGCTGGCGGACGTGCGCGGCATAGAAAATACCATCCAGGCGGCGATGAAAAACGGAGAATTGGTTCCCCGGCCAATCCCCGCCTATGCCCTCTGGCAGGAAGCCGAAAGGATTTCCCGCGCGCACACACCGGCAATCGGCGTGCGCACGCTGGACTTGCTGCACGTGGCCGCCGCCCGCGTACTCAAGGCCACCCGTTTTTGCACTTTCGACACCCGTCAGCACGCCTTGGCCCGTGCGGCTGGACTGGCCATCAACTGA